In Bythopirellula goksoeyrii, a single window of DNA contains:
- a CDS encoding FtsK/SpoIIIE domain-containing protein → MRKLTGRLSVAHVTKQRLSTRRQLELMQQLQQLANTRAAEEARLAASLSEILAAAEKDHTLNANRLTKTFTERRRDLENEFSNAKLAVGQQYRETKAELTSKSESEINRIEVDYKQLLLGIERTHKEKQWEAMAVFDASKDKPQQLLDQAGKRIQSRKSQVDSLLRDADTLLTMRRLDKHIREVEENTLDSSVETVPVGGGEDRQQATLAELHRAVLALQAQKLPSLLFEENRFIIWGLLATLILFVPALIVSSSLLISALVAPVLGALATGVLYLILGPRAKRATLDEYDRIHSLVTDSRRHEIQARQEAQLLSRQEADAITTRKQEGLDAAQVARQQAVAEGEARKQKLLVESQSRFKGKLAELEAQFQSTQAAAMEKYPPLLDQLAEERQIAWQENEASFEKRTSDAQSEHDSSWQAMADQWFTGFQQIADELDQMQASCDQFFPNWSTIDWEDWQRPDRLPPVISFGKCLLPLQAVKNGLSEDARLVPERTELNLPAWMSFAESPRLMITADGAGRRVAVEALQLLMLRFLTAAPAGKLRFTICDPAGLGENFATFMHLADYDEQLVGKRILTDSRQIDERLSLLSDHMEKVFQKYLRNEFESIHEYNAHAGEVAEPFHVIVVANFPAGLSDASIRKLKTIAATGPRCGVYTILSADSSLKLPADISMEEMLADAVHLDWVDDRLRWRYPLFEKLTLELDKLPPKEKLNEILRHAGEESHTASRVEVPFEVVAPSPEQVWVGNAAQELVVPIGRAGANELQSLRLGKGTAQHALISGKTGSGKSTLLHALVTNLALHYSPREVEFYLVDFKKGVEFKTYATHELPHARVIAIESEREFGVSVLERLDDELRSRGERFRELGVQDLAGFRRESGEDLSRLLLVIDEFQELFVSDDKLAQDAALLLDRLVRQGRAFGIHVLLGSQTLAGAYSLARSTIGQMAVRIALECSEADAHLILSDDNSAARLLSRPGEAIYNDQNGMVEGNHLFQVVWLADSQRQQYLADIRQRQLDAGIATVPAIVFEGNVPANPLSNEQLVDLITSDSDGPVVEPKIWLGSAVRIEPPTQLTFRRQGGNHLLIVGQDEPLALGILSTAVATLASQQQGDESKITILDGMRSESLDRGAWQKVIDAMPDRVRICPVRETSHVISQLADEVSRRNSDPVQEYEPQFLVIYDLAQFRDLRVTEEEFTFAVSSSNNGKPPATDKQFREILREGPAVGIHLLIWCDSHNSLARILDRIALREVDYRVALQMSPVDSTSLIDSPAAGRLGEHRAIFYRDDLGTSVKFRPYGRPSDEWLAWLAEQSAVRRVGRP, encoded by the coding sequence ATGCGAAAGTTAACGGGGCGCCTAAGCGTCGCACATGTGACCAAACAACGTCTTTCAACTCGACGCCAATTGGAACTGATGCAACAACTGCAACAGTTGGCGAATACGCGCGCTGCGGAAGAAGCTCGCTTGGCTGCATCTCTTTCAGAAATCCTTGCTGCAGCCGAAAAAGACCACACTCTCAATGCTAATCGGTTGACCAAGACTTTTACAGAGCGTCGCCGGGATCTTGAAAACGAGTTTTCTAATGCGAAACTCGCAGTTGGACAGCAGTATCGCGAAACGAAAGCAGAACTTACTAGCAAGTCTGAATCAGAGATCAATCGAATCGAAGTCGACTACAAACAGCTACTGCTTGGGATTGAAAGAACCCACAAGGAAAAACAATGGGAAGCCATGGCTGTGTTCGACGCCTCCAAGGACAAGCCTCAACAGTTGCTTGATCAGGCAGGCAAACGCATCCAGTCACGTAAGTCTCAAGTTGATTCTCTCTTAAGAGATGCTGATACCCTGCTCACTATGCGGAGACTCGACAAACATATCCGCGAGGTGGAAGAGAATACACTAGACTCTTCAGTTGAAACGGTGCCGGTTGGCGGAGGGGAAGATCGGCAGCAGGCAACTCTCGCTGAACTGCATCGTGCAGTACTCGCCCTACAAGCTCAGAAGTTACCCTCTCTACTTTTTGAAGAGAACCGATTTATTATTTGGGGCTTGCTGGCTACCCTTATACTATTTGTTCCTGCATTGATAGTTTCGAGTTCGCTGTTGATTAGTGCCCTTGTGGCTCCTGTCTTGGGAGCCCTTGCCACTGGGGTTCTCTATCTCATCTTGGGGCCACGGGCAAAGCGTGCCACACTTGATGAATACGATCGTATCCATTCTTTGGTTACGGACTCACGCCGACATGAAATCCAGGCACGCCAAGAAGCTCAATTACTCAGTCGTCAAGAAGCCGATGCGATTACAACTCGGAAACAAGAAGGATTAGACGCTGCCCAGGTGGCTCGTCAGCAGGCAGTTGCAGAAGGTGAGGCCAGAAAACAAAAGTTACTCGTAGAGTCACAAAGCCGTTTCAAGGGAAAGCTGGCTGAACTGGAGGCGCAATTCCAGTCTACACAGGCTGCGGCAATGGAAAAGTATCCGCCACTTCTGGACCAATTGGCGGAGGAGCGACAGATCGCCTGGCAAGAGAACGAAGCGTCGTTTGAAAAGCGCACTTCAGATGCCCAAAGTGAACATGATTCCTCCTGGCAAGCAATGGCCGATCAGTGGTTCACTGGTTTCCAGCAAATCGCCGACGAGCTTGATCAGATGCAGGCGAGTTGCGACCAGTTCTTTCCTAATTGGTCAACTATCGATTGGGAGGATTGGCAACGCCCCGACCGCTTGCCACCCGTTATTTCGTTCGGCAAGTGCCTGCTCCCATTGCAAGCAGTCAAGAATGGCTTATCGGAAGATGCCCGGCTGGTTCCTGAACGAACTGAGCTCAACCTCCCCGCCTGGATGTCGTTTGCGGAAAGCCCTCGACTGATGATCACTGCCGATGGGGCAGGGCGGCGAGTCGCGGTCGAAGCATTGCAGTTATTGATGCTTCGCTTTCTCACGGCAGCACCTGCAGGCAAACTACGGTTTACGATTTGCGATCCGGCCGGGCTGGGAGAAAACTTTGCAACCTTTATGCATTTGGCTGACTATGACGAGCAACTCGTCGGCAAGCGCATCTTAACTGATTCTCGCCAGATCGATGAGCGACTCTCCCTGTTGTCAGATCACATGGAAAAGGTGTTCCAGAAATACTTGCGGAACGAGTTCGAATCGATCCACGAATACAACGCTCATGCAGGGGAGGTCGCTGAACCGTTTCATGTGATCGTCGTGGCCAATTTTCCGGCAGGGTTGAGCGATGCTTCGATCCGCAAACTGAAAACGATAGCCGCCACGGGGCCTCGCTGCGGCGTCTACACAATTCTGAGTGCCGATTCGTCACTTAAGCTCCCGGCGGACATTTCCATGGAGGAAATGCTCGCTGACGCGGTTCACCTTGATTGGGTGGATGACCGCCTGCGATGGCGGTATCCTTTGTTTGAGAAACTCACTCTTGAGTTGGACAAGCTTCCGCCGAAAGAGAAACTCAACGAGATTCTTCGGCACGCCGGTGAAGAGTCCCATACCGCCAGTCGAGTCGAAGTTCCTTTCGAGGTAGTCGCTCCCAGCCCTGAGCAAGTCTGGGTGGGCAACGCTGCCCAAGAACTGGTGGTTCCCATCGGCCGAGCAGGCGCCAACGAGCTGCAATCATTGCGGCTTGGAAAAGGGACGGCTCAACATGCCCTGATTTCTGGCAAGACAGGTTCTGGCAAAAGTACTTTGTTGCATGCCCTGGTGACCAATTTGGCGCTGCATTACAGTCCACGGGAAGTAGAGTTCTACTTGGTCGACTTTAAGAAGGGCGTCGAGTTCAAGACGTACGCAACACACGAATTACCTCATGCCAGGGTAATCGCGATCGAAAGTGAGCGGGAATTTGGGGTCAGCGTTCTCGAACGACTTGACGACGAATTGCGAAGTCGAGGAGAACGCTTTCGCGAACTCGGCGTGCAAGACCTAGCAGGTTTCCGCCGTGAGTCGGGGGAAGACCTCTCGCGGCTCTTATTGGTGATTGACGAGTTTCAGGAGTTGTTTGTTTCCGATGACAAGCTTGCACAGGATGCCGCTTTGCTGCTGGACCGTCTCGTACGGCAGGGGCGAGCCTTTGGAATCCATGTTCTGCTCGGCTCACAAACCTTGGCGGGGGCATACTCCCTGGCGCGTAGCACGATCGGCCAGATGGCGGTCCGCATCGCCCTGGAGTGCAGCGAAGCCGATGCACACTTGATACTCAGCGACGACAACTCTGCGGCTCGACTCTTGAGCCGTCCAGGTGAGGCGATCTACAACGACCAAAACGGCATGGTCGAAGGAAACCATTTGTTCCAGGTGGTGTGGCTGGCAGACAGCCAACGTCAACAGTACCTGGCCGATATACGTCAACGACAACTCGACGCAGGAATCGCAACCGTACCGGCAATCGTATTTGAAGGAAATGTCCCAGCCAATCCGCTGTCGAACGAGCAATTGGTCGACTTGATAACCTCCGATTCCGATGGGCCCGTTGTGGAGCCTAAGATTTGGCTGGGATCCGCTGTGAGAATTGAACCCCCCACTCAGTTGACATTCCGTCGGCAAGGTGGCAATCACCTCTTGATCGTCGGGCAAGATGAACCGTTGGCACTCGGTATTCTTTCCACGGCTGTAGCGACATTGGCGTCCCAACAACAGGGAGATGAATCAAAGATCACCATTTTAGATGGCATGCGGAGCGAATCTCTTGATCGGGGCGCTTGGCAAAAAGTAATTGACGCGATGCCCGATCGAGTTCGTATTTGTCCCGTCCGCGAGACGTCTCATGTGATTTCGCAATTAGCCGATGAAGTATCTCGGCGGAACTCAGACCCCGTTCAGGAATACGAGCCTCAGTTTTTAGTGATCTACGACCTGGCCCAATTCCGAGACCTGCGCGTGACCGAAGAAGAGTTCACCTTTGCGGTCAGCTCGTCGAACAACGGCAAACCGCCGGCAACGGATAAACAATTTCGTGAAATCTTGCGAGAAGGGCCTGCCGTTGGAATCCACCTCTTGATTTGGTGCGATTCGCACAACAGCCTTGCTCGGATTCTCGACCGGATTGCCTTACGGGAAGTGGACTATCGAGTCGCTCTACAGATGAGTCCTGTCGATTCAACGAGCCTAATCGATTCGCCAGCCGCAGGACGCTTGGGCGAACATCGTGCCATATTCTATCGCGACGACTTAGGCACGAGTGTCAAATTCCGGCCCTATGGCAGACCTAGCGACGAGTGGCTCGCTTGGCTTGCCGAGCAATCTGCGGTACGCAGAGTAGGGCGACCCTAA
- a CDS encoding WXG100 family type VII secretion target, translated as MSQAIVDPAELRRFAHQLNQFNVELEDRLNTLASQLHTLNSSWRDQEHRKFAEEFEHHLKLIARSIEASREYAPFLMRKAERIEEYLQQK; from the coding sequence ATGTCCCAAGCAATCGTTGATCCCGCGGAGTTACGCAGGTTCGCCCATCAACTCAACCAATTCAACGTTGAACTAGAAGATCGCCTCAACACACTTGCCAGTCAGTTGCACACGTTGAACAGCAGTTGGCGAGACCAGGAACATCGCAAATTTGCTGAAGAGTTTGAGCATCATCTCAAGCTGATCGCGCGCTCAATTGAAGCATCTCGTGAGTACGCACCATTTCTGATGCGCAAGGCCGAACGGATTGAAGAGTATCTACAGCAGAAGTAG
- the eno gene encoding phosphopyruvate hydratase: protein MSTIVDIHGRQILDSRGNPTVEVDVTLVDGTIGTAAVPSGASTGAHEAWELRDGDKDVFLGKGVTKAVENINTAIADELIGMDALDQMAIDGQMLELDGTPNKKNLGANAILGVSLATAHAAARFCELPLYRYLGGSNARLLPAPMMNILNGGEHADNSVDIQEFMVMPLGFESFSDALRCGCEIFHNLKKVLSDKNLNTSVGDEGGFAPNLGANAEAFDVILTAIEKAGYKPGEQVWFAMDCAATEFYDSKKKVYTIDGKELDSGGMVDLMAGWVDKYPICSIEDGCSEDDWEGWKLMSTRLGDKCQLVGDDLFVTNVERLQRGIDEGIANSILIKVNQIGTLTETIDAINLAHRSGYTSVTSHRSGETEDATIADLAVALSTGQIKTGSASRSDRMAKYNQLLRIEEQLGDAAQYAGPLFPRR from the coding sequence ATGAGCACTATAGTCGATATCCACGGACGGCAGATTCTGGACAGTCGCGGCAATCCCACAGTCGAGGTCGATGTCACCCTCGTGGACGGCACCATCGGCACAGCAGCCGTTCCCAGTGGCGCGAGTACCGGGGCCCATGAAGCTTGGGAGCTTCGCGACGGCGACAAAGATGTATTTCTTGGCAAAGGGGTTACCAAGGCTGTTGAGAATATCAACACAGCAATTGCCGACGAGTTGATTGGCATGGATGCTCTCGATCAAATGGCTATCGACGGACAAATGCTTGAACTCGATGGTACACCGAACAAGAAGAATCTCGGCGCGAATGCAATTCTGGGTGTTTCGCTCGCCACAGCTCATGCAGCGGCACGGTTCTGCGAATTACCGCTCTATCGATATTTGGGAGGATCGAACGCCCGACTGTTGCCCGCGCCGATGATGAACATCCTCAACGGTGGTGAACACGCTGACAACTCTGTTGATATCCAAGAGTTCATGGTGATGCCGTTGGGCTTTGAATCATTTAGCGATGCACTTCGCTGCGGCTGTGAAATCTTCCACAACCTGAAGAAGGTTCTGTCCGACAAGAATCTCAATACCTCCGTAGGCGACGAAGGTGGCTTTGCCCCCAACCTGGGCGCCAATGCTGAGGCATTTGACGTGATTCTCACCGCCATCGAGAAGGCAGGTTATAAGCCGGGCGAGCAAGTGTGGTTTGCCATGGATTGCGCGGCCACGGAGTTTTACGACAGCAAGAAGAAAGTTTACACGATCGACGGTAAAGAGCTCGATAGCGGGGGGATGGTCGATCTAATGGCTGGTTGGGTCGACAAGTATCCCATCTGCTCGATCGAAGACGGTTGCAGCGAAGACGACTGGGAAGGATGGAAACTGATGTCGACGCGACTTGGTGACAAGTGCCAACTGGTGGGAGATGATCTGTTCGTGACCAACGTTGAGCGGCTCCAGCGCGGTATCGACGAAGGAATCGCCAACAGCATCCTCATCAAAGTGAACCAGATCGGCACGCTGACCGAGACGATTGACGCGATTAATCTCGCTCACCGTAGCGGATACACTAGTGTCACCAGCCACCGCAGCGGCGAAACCGAAGATGCTACTATCGCTGACCTAGCCGTGGCACTCTCAACGGGCCAGATCAAGACCGGCTCGGCATCCCGCAGCGACCGTATGGCGAAATACAATCAACTTCTGCGGATTGAAGAGCAATTGGGCGACGCGGCACAGTACGCGGGGCCGCTGTTTCCGCGGCGGTAA
- the guaA gene encoding glutamine-hydrolyzing GMP synthase, with protein MVGDDPTRKMDQDARIQSSTTAERVLVLDFGSQFAQLIARRVREQHVYCEIVRHSITAERVRELAPLGLIFSGGPASVYAEGAPQCDPELFELGIPILGICYGMQLACHVLGGKVESFPSREYGRAEWHIDKADPLFEDVAPVSQAWMSHGDQVANIADDFEQLASTSDCKFAAVKHRTRPLYGLQFHPEVTHTIEGSKLLGNFLRNICGTTGTWQLGDFATETIAQIRQSVGSDRVICGLSGGVDSSVVAALLAEAIGPQLSCILVDNGLLRLDEEKAVIEEFSKHFQTDLHVVKAEEQFLAALAGVTDPQEKRRRIGHTFIDCFAGEAKRISGAKYLAQGTLYPDVIESGASRDGPADTIKLHHNVGGLPEELGFELVEPLRDLFKDEVRRLGLQLGLPEEIVWRHPFPGPGLAVRCLGEVTQERLNTLRAADAIVVGEIKAAGLYRATSQAFAVLLPVQSVGVMGDSRTYDDALAVRCVNTDDFMTADWSHLPYDLLSRISTRVINEVKGVNRVVYDISSKPPATIEWE; from the coding sequence GTGGTCGGGGACGACCCGACTCGCAAGATGGACCAAGACGCAAGGATTCAGAGCAGTACTACCGCAGAGCGGGTGTTGGTGCTGGACTTCGGTTCGCAGTTTGCCCAGTTGATTGCCCGGCGGGTCCGTGAACAGCATGTGTACTGCGAGATCGTGCGACACAGTATTACCGCGGAAAGGGTCCGTGAACTTGCACCACTAGGGTTGATTTTTTCTGGCGGCCCCGCAAGCGTTTATGCTGAGGGTGCCCCGCAGTGTGATCCCGAGCTGTTCGAGCTGGGAATTCCCATCTTAGGTATCTGCTACGGGATGCAACTTGCCTGCCATGTGCTAGGAGGCAAAGTCGAGAGTTTTCCTTCCCGAGAATACGGCCGGGCAGAATGGCACATCGACAAGGCCGACCCGCTGTTTGAAGATGTGGCCCCGGTGAGCCAAGCGTGGATGAGCCACGGAGACCAAGTAGCTAACATAGCCGATGATTTTGAGCAGCTCGCAAGCACGTCTGATTGCAAGTTCGCAGCCGTGAAACACCGCACGCGGCCTCTCTACGGACTGCAATTTCACCCTGAGGTGACGCACACCATCGAGGGAAGCAAACTGCTGGGGAATTTCCTGCGGAACATTTGCGGCACCACTGGCACTTGGCAATTGGGGGATTTTGCAACGGAAACAATTGCTCAGATACGACAGTCGGTAGGCAGCGATCGTGTAATCTGCGGTCTCTCCGGCGGTGTCGATTCTTCCGTGGTTGCTGCTTTGTTGGCTGAGGCGATTGGTCCGCAGTTGTCGTGCATATTGGTGGACAACGGCCTGTTGCGACTCGACGAAGAAAAGGCTGTCATTGAGGAATTCTCTAAGCACTTTCAAACCGATCTCCATGTAGTGAAGGCCGAGGAGCAATTCCTAGCGGCTCTAGCCGGTGTGACAGACCCCCAGGAAAAGCGTCGTCGCATCGGGCATACGTTCATCGATTGCTTTGCCGGCGAAGCGAAACGAATTTCAGGAGCGAAGTATCTCGCCCAAGGGACCCTCTATCCTGATGTGATCGAGAGTGGGGCATCCCGCGACGGCCCTGCTGATACGATCAAGTTGCACCACAACGTCGGCGGATTGCCTGAAGAACTGGGGTTCGAGTTGGTCGAACCCCTCAGGGATTTGTTCAAGGACGAGGTCCGGCGACTTGGCCTGCAATTGGGGTTACCAGAGGAAATCGTCTGGCGGCACCCGTTCCCGGGGCCAGGGCTCGCCGTAAGATGCTTGGGAGAAGTGACTCAGGAGCGACTCAATACATTGCGCGCCGCCGACGCGATTGTGGTCGGAGAAATCAAGGCCGCCGGTTTATATCGAGCAACTTCGCAGGCATTTGCCGTTCTCTTGCCTGTGCAAAGCGTCGGCGTGATGGGGGATAGCCGGACTTACGATGATGCCTTGGCGGTGCGCTGCGTTAACACCGACGATTTCATGACCGCTGACTGGAGCCACCTTCCTTATGACCTACTCTCGCGGATTTCCACGCGGGTAATTAATGAGGTGAAGGGGGTCAATCGAGTGGTATATGATATAAGCTCCAAGCCCCCCGCAACGATTGAGTGGGAGTGA
- a CDS encoding NHL repeat-containing protein encodes MNLSDQPDHTRRRFMQTTLAGAATTLALPTIVTARKTNSNAIVGSGEYQYEVQHQFPQLPEKYHWQTTHNVAFDSDGNLYVIHEGKLNIPDHPTIFVFDQTGKFIRAFGEEFVGGGHGLEIRNEDGEDFLYVCAYQQQRSIAKLNTKGEQVWRKGAPMESGVYVEGEDKFPRANDDNPWGRDRFIPTNIAFLPDRGFLLSDGYGAYRVHLYDSEANWVSTFGEPGKSESKKDGTFKLPHGIWIDNRGDEPLVVVADREFDRLQWFTLDGEHRQTLDGFLWPANVDTYGDVMLVPELVARVTLLDKDNRVIAHLGTDTERIQQNNRETGGFNIRADESQWLPGKFVHPHDACFDSEGNIFVAEWVATGRVSKLRRLG; translated from the coding sequence ATGAATCTTTCCGACCAACCGGACCACACGCGTCGCCGTTTCATGCAAACGACTCTCGCTGGTGCTGCCACAACATTGGCTTTGCCAACAATCGTCACCGCTCGCAAGACCAACTCCAACGCGATCGTCGGCAGCGGTGAATATCAATATGAAGTGCAGCACCAGTTCCCGCAGCTTCCAGAGAAGTATCATTGGCAAACAACACACAACGTCGCCTTTGATAGCGATGGTAACTTGTACGTGATTCATGAGGGGAAATTGAATATCCCTGACCATCCCACGATATTTGTCTTTGATCAAACGGGGAAATTTATTCGTGCATTTGGTGAAGAATTCGTCGGCGGGGGACATGGATTGGAAATTCGCAATGAGGATGGCGAAGATTTTCTGTATGTCTGTGCATACCAACAGCAAAGGTCCATTGCCAAGCTTAATACCAAAGGAGAGCAAGTGTGGCGCAAAGGGGCACCCATGGAGAGTGGCGTCTATGTGGAAGGGGAGGACAAGTTCCCTCGCGCAAATGACGACAATCCCTGGGGTCGCGATCGCTTCATACCTACCAACATCGCCTTTCTCCCTGATCGAGGTTTCTTGCTGAGCGATGGCTACGGCGCCTACCGAGTTCATCTCTACGACAGTGAAGCTAATTGGGTAAGTACTTTTGGTGAGCCAGGAAAATCTGAATCAAAAAAAGATGGCACGTTCAAATTGCCACACGGCATCTGGATCGATAATCGTGGTGACGAACCATTGGTTGTGGTAGCTGACCGCGAGTTTGATCGCCTGCAGTGGTTTACTCTCGACGGTGAACATCGACAGACACTCGACGGTTTCTTGTGGCCGGCGAATGTCGATACCTATGGAGACGTCATGCTAGTTCCCGAATTGGTAGCACGCGTGACGCTTCTGGATAAAGACAACAGGGTAATCGCGCATCTAGGAACTGATACCGAGCGAATTCAGCAAAACAACCGCGAGACAGGCGGATTCAACATTCGCGCCGATGAATCGCAGTGGCTTCCGGGCAAGTTTGTTCACCCTCACGACGCCTGTTTCGACAGCGAGGGGAATATTTTCGTCGCCGAATGGGTTGCCACAGGTCGAGTGAGCAAATTGCGACGATTAGGTTAG
- the surE gene encoding 5'/3'-nucleotidase SurE: MKILLTNDDGIYAPGLAALERQLQQLGDVTVAAPLTEQSGVGHSITYLKPLMAREAFDDNRRRRGWAVEGSPADCVKLAICALLPEKPDLVVSGINSGMNAGINVLYSGTVAAAIEGAFFGMTSVAVSLEFHEAARYDVAAELAVGVIEQMLTKENATHHLYNLNIPMAALNNPAEVKVVPMATAPWGEDFRKKIDPRGRPYYWANGLQPDPPSHEETDLSALRAGNITLTPLNFDMTLRSKIAEMREWKLGNCGNT; encoded by the coding sequence ATGAAAATACTTCTTACGAACGACGACGGCATTTACGCCCCCGGTCTGGCTGCCCTGGAACGCCAGTTGCAGCAGTTAGGGGATGTAACCGTCGCCGCACCGCTCACCGAGCAAAGTGGCGTAGGCCACTCGATCACCTACCTGAAGCCCCTGATGGCCCGGGAGGCGTTCGACGACAATCGTCGTCGCCGTGGCTGGGCGGTGGAAGGTAGCCCTGCAGACTGCGTAAAACTAGCTATTTGTGCCCTGCTGCCTGAGAAACCTGATTTGGTGGTGAGTGGCATCAACAGCGGCATGAATGCCGGCATCAATGTGCTGTATTCCGGTACGGTGGCAGCAGCCATCGAAGGCGCATTTTTTGGAATGACCAGCGTAGCGGTGTCACTCGAGTTTCACGAGGCAGCCCGCTACGACGTCGCCGCGGAACTGGCCGTGGGTGTAATTGAACAAATGCTCACGAAAGAAAATGCAACACACCATTTGTATAACCTGAACATCCCCATGGCGGCACTCAATAATCCTGCAGAGGTGAAAGTCGTGCCGATGGCAACGGCCCCCTGGGGTGAAGATTTTCGCAAAAAGATCGACCCTCGTGGCCGCCCCTACTATTGGGCCAACGGCCTACAGCCTGATCCCCCGAGTCACGAAGAAACCGACCTGTCAGCCCTGCGAGCAGGAAATATTACCCTCACCCCCTTGAATTTTGACATGACCCTGAGATCGAAGATCGCAGAAATGCGAGAATGGAAATTGGGGAACTGTGGAAATACATAA